The Mycobacterium sp. EPa45 genomic interval TGACCACCGCGACTCGCTTGAAGGCGGCGTGGCGCGAGAAGAGCGTGCCCAGGCCGAGTTTGAGGTCTTCGACCAGACCGCCGGGGCCGAAGCCCTGGTAATCGGAGTCGATGACCTCGACGATTCGGATCTCCCCGCCGGCCTTCAACAGTTCGTCCATCGTGGGACTGAATGCCTTCAGGTCGTCGCCACTGACCCGGCCCGACACCCGTATCCCCGTCACGCCTTCCGGCATGTCGGAAAGAAC includes:
- a CDS encoding STAS/SEC14 domain-containing protein, whose protein sequence is MIEVLSDMPEGVTGIRVSGRVSGDDLKAFSPTMDELLKAGGEIRIVEVIDSDYQGFGPGGLVEDLKLGLGTLFSRHAAFKRVAVVSDKEWVAHTIHVVGWLMPGEVAVFGLDGLEQAKQWAAG